In Tsuneonella sp. CC-YZS046, the genomic window ATATCTGGTGGGGACGATGATAGAGCTTCCCCGCGCCGCCCTCATGGCAGGTGAGATCGCGCAAGAAGCGGCGTTCTTCTCCTTCGGCACCAACGATCTGACGCAGACCACGCTGGGCGTCAGCCGGGACGATGCGGGCCGGTTCCTGGTTCAGTATGTGGAAAAAGGGATTTTCCCGCGCGATCCGTTCGTAAGCCTGGACATAGAGGGCGTCGGGCAGCTTGTCGCGCTGGGCGCGGAGCGCGGGCGCGCCACCCGGCCCGCGTTGAAGCTGGGCATCTGCGGCGAGCATGGCGGCGATCCGGCCAGCATCGCCTTCTGCGAGGAACAGCAGCTCGATTATGTCAGCGCGTCGCCCTATCGCGTGCCGATTGCCAGACTGGCGGCGGCGCAGGCGGCCTTGCGGGCAAAGCAGGGCTAGGGGCAGGACCTAGGCGCGCCAACCGCTCAAGGTCAGGATCTCGAAGCGTTCCGTCACTCGCCCGTCGGGGTCGGCCGCTTCGAGAAACGCCTGTTCGGCGCGGGCCAGCATGTCGCGGGTCAGCGGCGGGGCCGGATCGGCCAGGACATTGCCCAGCGCTTGCGCCCGCAGGTCGGCAATCAGGGAGGCAAGGGAGCCGAAGCGGACGTCCAGACCACGCCCGTCGGCCACCTGCTTCGCGAAGCCCGCCCGTTGGAGCAACTGCCCGCCCGCCCGGACATCGACCATCGGGTGAAGCCGCGGCGCGGGGCGATCTCCATCCGCAACGAGCATGGCGGTTCTGAGCCTGGGGAGGCTGCCCGATGCGACGAAGCTGGCGATGGCCATTCCGCTGGGAGTCAGTGCGTTACGGATATGGATCAAGGCGCCGGGCAGGTCGTTGACCGTGTCAAGCGTCCCCAGGCTGGCGATGAAATCGAACGGGCCGAATGGATAGGGCCGCTCCTGATCCAGCGGAATCGCCTGCTTCAGCCCGGCGGGATCAGCCTGGGTCACGGCGCAGCCGAGTGTCTGCAAGGCTTCCGCCAGGCTTCCCGTCCAGTCCCCGACGATCAGCGCAGATTTCGGTTCGAAACGGATGAAATCGAGGCGATTCAGCACATCCTCGACCATGTCGTCGATGATATAGCGCGCCGAGGCCGATTGCCTGTGGAGGGCAAGCGCCCTGCGCCGCGCGGTATCGCTGCGCTTGCGGGAGAATATGATGGGTGGAGCGGGTGCGGACATGGTGGCTCCCTGCCGTGCCGTGGGGCCAAGCGCAAGCATTGCCCGGGCAGGCGTGGGCTGGTTAGATTGGGGATATATGCTCGGAACCATCGGCGCGGCTCTGACGCCCATCATCGATCTGATCTATCCGCCGCGCTGCCCGCTTTGCGGCGAAGGGATGGCGGATCAGACCGGCGTTTGCGGCCCTTGCTGGCTGAAGCTGGACATTCCGGGCGAGCCTGCCTGCACGGCCTGCAAGCGCCCGTTCCGCGACGGTGTGGCACAGCCCGGCTCCCTCTGCGTGCCCTGCCTTGCCGCCCGGCCGAGGCATGACGGCATAGCGGCGGCGACGCTTTACA contains:
- a CDS encoding methyltransferase domain-containing protein — encoded protein: MSAPAPPIIFSRKRSDTARRRALALHRQSASARYIIDDMVEDVLNRLDFIRFEPKSALIVGDWTGSLAEALQTLGCAVTQADPAGLKQAIPLDQERPYPFGPFDFIASLGTLDTVNDLPGALIHIRNALTPSGMAIASFVASGSLPRLRTAMLVADGDRPAPRLHPMVDVRAGGQLLQRAGFAKQVADGRGLDVRFGSLASLIADLRAQALGNVLADPAPPLTRDMLARAEQAFLEAADPDGRVTERFEILTLSGWRA